AGTCGCCAAAAGCTCTAAATCTGCCACGTGGCTAGTTTGGACTCACAAAATGGGAACCAGAAAATTCCTCGTAAATAAAGAAAAAAAAAAAACTTGAAAAATTCCCAAGGCACTGCGGACATGTGAAATACTGATCTAAGTAACATTTAGAAATATGACAGCCAAAAATAAAAGAGAATTCTAATTTACCGTAATGTTACAAAGTTGGCCACGTGGACTAATTAATCAATCGCTAACCAAAACGGAAATTACATATTTACCCTTAATATTTCAACTCAAAGTCGCGTTTTATTTATTTTATTTCGTCTCCACTCTCCTCCACTCGCGCGTTAGTCATATCCTCGTTGCATCGTCTCCGCCCGCCGCCGCGGTTCAACACTCTCCGGCCAACTTTAACGGGTAAGTCTCCGTCAATTTCGCTGCGTCTCTCACCGATTCCTCCTTCTAGTCAATTAGTTGCATTCGTTAGGCTATCTATAATGAAAAAAAAACATATCGATTTGCTACTTATGGATACTGCTAATTCGAGTATCGCGATTCGTTGGATATTGCTCGGGAAAAATCCGAGAATGCCTACCTACGGTGACTGTTGGCAGAGACCGTTTGTTATCACTAAGAAGCAGAAGTTGATGAGGACGAAGAAGTCAGTGGGCTCCAGTCTGGAATTGGTGACAACTTATCATGTGGGATAATTTTGTTTAAAGATGAGATCTTGGCTTCGAGGAACGCTAAGTGCACCAATAATCTACCTGGTGGGAGCATAGGGCTCATGTGAGAGGTTTAGGGTCGGTGTTCTGCAGAGCCAACCCGGGGTGCACGAGACATGTTGTTACAGAACCATCTGCATTTTGATCATAGATTTTTAGTATTTAAACATCTTAAGCATCATCGCAGGTACGATTTGCTCTGCCTTGAGGGGCTTGCTCAAGCTCTTCGCGTTTTCAACAAGAAACAGAAGATACCATCATATAGGCTTGTGGACATCGGGAGAGAGAAGATGCTTAAAATGAATGTTAAATCAGATCAGGTGTGTATGTATATTCCTGGCAACCAAAGTTCGTTTTGTTTTTTTATTTCCCTTGTTGTTGTTGATGTTTTTGCCTTTTGCAAACATCTCAGATTCTCCCTTATGTTGTATGTGCTGCTTTATAGATCTTCAGGATAAGCTACATCAGAATATTTGCAGGTATATGTTAGTGTCAGCTTCCATAAAACTCTGTCTCTGAATGAATTCAGCGATCTTCTCGGATCTGAGGTTACTAGCACTACTTCCACTTGCTCGTCTATGTTTTTCCATGTGAAATATAGCTAACCATATATGTCTCGCAGAGGTTTTCATCTTTGGCACTTTTAGATAGTGATGAATGTCTACACAGAGGTTATGACATGGCTACTATGCTCCCACAAGGAAAACTTTGCATTGCTAAATAAAAGAGATGATAACTCGGCCGTTCTAGTTGCTAACCCGCGGTCTGCTGATCTCGAGGTACCTCTCAAAACCCTTTTTAGTGCTTTTTTCTTAGATTACTGCTTTTCCATTTCTGAAAGATTTTTCTTTAAAACAAACAGGTAATCAGATCGAGTCTCATGCCTGGACTCTTGAAGACAGTTGGTTCTAACAAAGACCACCCTAAACCTATCAAGGTAAGCGGTTTGATTTTATATATCCTTTCTTCAATCACCGTACCTAAATTTGAGGTCTCTTGATCAATTTTTTTGTTGTTGTTTCAAGATTTTTTAAATAGGTGATGTGGCGTTATTGAATGAAACAAAAGACTGTAGGTGCATCCAATCGTCGCCATCTCGCTGCACTACATTGTGGTGCTACTTCTGGATTTGAGGTTAACTGATTTCAGTCTCATTTTATTTTCCCAGCTCATCTTCTTGGTCATGGATGATGCTTAAAATCTGATACTGAGAGACTTCTCTGTATTGTTCAGCTTATACATGGCCTCGTCGACAGAATCATGGAAGTAATGGGAGTCCCATCTGTACAAACCGGTGACAATACACAGGATACTATATAAACCGCTCTCAGGTAAGTTTTTTTCTAATGAGTTTGATTGTCTTTGATTACCAAACGCAGACTCTCTAAACTGTTTCTTTTGCTGTAATCTGCGAAAGGAACCTGAGTTTTTACCTGGTAAACAAGCCAGCATCATTTACAAAGGGAAACATGTTGGTAACTTTGGAATCGTGCATCCTCAGGTACACTTGTTTTGATTGAAAAGTCAAATTAAGCGGTTTGGTTTGTGATTTAATCGATTTTGTTTTTTACTGCTCCAGGTTTTGAACAACTTTGACATCATTGATCCATACTCTCTCGTGGAGATCGACATGGAAGCTCTCCTTTCTGTATCTGTGCTCAACTGTTACAGTTATCGATTTTGTCTCTGTTCGAGGATAAAAGAGGATTATTCCTACAAACTGTTTAAGCTTCTTCGCTCGGTGGATTACAATTTTGCATGGAGATATTCTTTTCGTATTTTATTGATTGAAAAATGTTGAAATATTTCGAGAGAGATGCTCAACTTTCCATGTACACACACTACTGACCGATGGAACAGGTTACACGTCAGTTCATCGTATTGCTTGCTTGGAGAAACAGTGTGAAGAGAAGATGAGCTTTGTCCACGCACTACGCACCCACAAGTGGAGGTTTGGTGAGGTTTAGGTTTGGTTTGTTTACACATTTTTTATATTTCTACTACACCACTGTGTGTGTGTGGGTCATCTGATAGAAACAGCAGCTAATCATAAATGCATCTAGTTACGTGTCGGCGTCTCATTTGATCAGAAAGTGCGGCTATAAATGGAAGATAATTGGAGAGGACAACAATCATCCATGGAAATGGCGACAAGTTTTCTTTATCCACCGCCTCCGTCTGTTTTGCTCAATACTATGACCGTCGTTGGTTTAGCCGCTCTGCCGGTTATAGGTCTGTCGGAAGTGAGAGGAAATAATCTGAAATACTCCAAATTCAACAACAACAACGCATCATCATCATCACAAAAACAGCGATTCGGTAGCATCTCGAGCAGAACCGGAATGCTTTGTCTATACACGCCAGCGTTTCTAGCCGCATCGGCCTCTTTCGTCCTCTCACCTTCTCAAAATCTCAGATTCCTTCTTCTCAAATCCGCACTCTCCATCCATTTCTTCAAAAGGATCTTCGAGGTAAAAAAACCTATGATTATATATCCATAAAACCGTTGTAGCTTTCTTTGACTGACGCATTTCGTCGAACAGGTTCTGTTCATTCACAAGTACAGTGGAGAGATGGCCTCAGACGCAGCTTTCACCATATCAAGCGGCTATTTCTCATCCGCGGCGTTGGTGCTGTACAGCCAAAGCTTCGCCCTGGGACTACCCGATCCGGGTTTGGATCTGAAATTCTATGGGATTCTCATGTTTGTGGTGGGGATCGTTGGGAATATGTATCACCATGTTCTGCTAGCTAAGCTGAGGAAAGAAGGTGACGGTGGTGGGAAGAAAGAGTACAAGATACCAAAAGGTGGTCTGTTTGGTGAAGTCATATGTCCTCATTACATGTTCGAGATACTTGTGTTTTGGGGCTTCTTTATGATTTCTCAGACCATTTACTCGCTGTCTTTGGCCATGTCAACTACTTTCTATCTTATGGGTCGGAGTTATGCTACGAGAAGATGGTATCTTTCTAAGTTTGATGACTTCCCCAAGCGCATCAAGGCTCTCATTCCCTTTGTTTTCTAGACATATATTGCGACAACTGGATACTGTTTTACTGGTTTTGTTACACGAGAGGGAAAATAAATCTCCTATATATTAATTAAAAAACATTTGAAAAAAAAATGTAATCTCAATTTTGTTTTAATTAAAAAATACTTTTTGCTTACGTGGCACATCTAAATGATTTCTAAATTTTTTTTCTAACAATTCTATAGCACTTAATATAAACTACAGTTTAATCTAACGTTGTTCCACTTTTCCATAATTATATAATACTAGAGAACATTATATTAACCTAAAATATAAAAAAATATGTATTCTTTCTTTAAATAAAAGCTACGGAATTACCTAATATGATTTACATATATATGGCAATTAATGATTATGAATAATAAAGATTTGATAACAATTTTTGCATCCTTCTTCATTTTGTTTAATTTTATATTATTTAAAAAAATAAACAATCACAGTAACCATATAATAAAAAAATTAGATTTTTTCTTATATGTTATATTTTGAATTTTTTTTAAATGACTTTAAATTACAAAAATGAGGAAACCTTATATGTTATATTTTATTTTAAAAACGACTTTAAAATACAAAAATGAAGACACCTTATATGTTATATTTTTCATATATGTTAGATTTTTTCTTATATGTTATACTTTAATTTTTTTTAAACGACTTTAAATTACAAAAATGTAAGTTTTCCTTAAGTATACGACTAAAAACATTAAAATGACATGTATCAATTCAATGGTTGATTTGAATGCTTTCAAAATCATATGGAAGATAAAAGTCAAAATAATTTAACTGTGAAAACAATACTGTTCATTTTTTTTCATGAATGTGTTCGATGGAAAAAATAAGGTTTTTATGTCATAATTTGTTTAATATCCACTAGAGAAACATTATATTAATCTAAAATATAAGAAGTGTATATTCTTTTCCTAAATAAAAGTGACGGAATTACCTAATATGATTTACAATATGACAATTAATGATTATGAATAATAAAGATTTGATAACAATTTTTGCATCCTTCTTCATTTTGTTTAATTTTATATTATTTAAAAAAATAAACAATCACAGTAACCATATAATAAAAAAATTAGATTTTTTCTTATATGTTATATTTTGAATTTTTTTTAAATGACTTTAAATTACAAAAATGAGGAAACCTTATATGTTATATTTTTCTTTGAAGCGACTTTAAAATACAAAAATGAAATTTCTTATATGTTAGAATTTTCTTATATATAATATTTTGAATTTTTTTAAAACGACTTTAAATTACAAAAATGCAAGTTTTCCTTAAGTATACGACTAAAAACATTAAAATGACATGTATCAATTCGATGGTTGATTTTAAAGCTTTCAAAACCATATGGAAGATAAAAGTAAAAATAATTCAACTGTGAAAACAATATTGTTCACTTTTTTTCAATAATGTTTTCGATGAAAAAATAAGGTTTTTATGTCATAATTTCTTTAATGTCCAATCCGATCAACCCATGATGTATTAATTATAGTTTTGTTCCATAATTTTTAATAAAAATTAATCCGATCCATCAGAAAGAAATTATATAATAACAACAAAAAATATTGTATATGTATAAATAAAATGATCAAATATATAAAAAAAATTATCGATAATATATACAAATAAACTCACTCTGCGCAAGGCGCAGGTCTTATACTAGAAATATAGTAATTACATCTATATTATTAAAAGAGAAGTACCCATTAAAAATACTCTTAAGTTTTCTAACTTATTTACACTTCCATGCCACTGAGAATTAAATTAAACTATCTATTTTAATGCTTATCTTTTCGAGTTAAATTAATGAGTTTTTTTAATCAAATTTAAACTTAATGTATTAAATGAACCTACCTATTTTAATGCTTGTCTTTTCTGATAAATGAATGAGTTTTTCTTAATCAAATTTAAACTTAATGTCATTAAATGAACCTAAAAATACATCATATTTAACGTAGCTTATTACGGACGAGTACGTCCCAATAATGAACTTGAATTTTATTTTTACGAAAACGTGAATCACTTGACTTATGTAATATTTAAAATATATTAACTACAATATAACAAATGCATATAACCTACCTATGGTTTAGTTTGAAATGATCATGCTCAAGTTTGATATAGTCAACTTACATCATATATCGATCGATGTACAATATTCAAACCACCTATAGCTTTCGTTTTCTTTATAGGATGTATCAACAAACCAATCATATTGATTTTCTAAGCTTTATAAAAAAACAAATCAATAAATACAAACTCAAAATCCAATATCTTCTATTAATCAAAACAAAATATCTTCAATGTCGTATCTTTAATGTACCTATTAAATATAGAAACTATAACCATAATTACATTAATTATAAGAATAGATTTGATTCCAAAAAATTGATCTATTACTTCAGTAATTGATTTGCTTGCAGAAGATGAAACAATAAATTTAAAATTTATAAGAATATAAAGATATAGAGATTCCAACCAATTGCCTATATTTGCGTATGATTTTCGCATAATAAGCTTCAAATTGAACATTGAAAAAGATAGAGAATTTTTTTTTTAATCTTTTACCGACACAGAACTTAAACAAAACGAATTTTTTTTGTTACACTTCCCGGAAAAAAACGGTTACAACATGGGCTTTCATAATATGGCATTTTAACATATTAATGTTAAGAACATTTAATAATGAATCTTTTATGCCATACTAAGTCATAATATAATATTTCTTCATATTTTACATTAATAACCATTGTTTTTATATATCGTCTACAATTCTCTAATTACGTCTATTTGTTTAATTTTTTATATGATATCGAATATTCGTCATAAATGGATGGTTTAAGATGCCAAAAAAATTATTTACTTGGTGAATATAATACATCAAATATTACAAATACATCATTTAGTTAAATAAATAAACAAAAACTGAAAATTCATACCCGCGCGCAGGGTATAGTTGTGATTGATGACATTAATAATGTTTCGTATATACGCATTGTAAACTTAAAAATTGTTTCTTTAACAAGTTTTAGTTTTTATATAATCCCCTATATATTAATTGAGAAACATTTTAAAAGTTATAACCTCAACTTTATATTAATTAAAAAAGAGTCTTGCTTAAGTGTCACTTAATTAGAATGTCAATTTTGCTTACGGCTTGAGAATCAATTAAGAATTTTGTTAGTCCAAAATTAAATTGTTAGAGATTGTTATATTATAAAGTATGTTCATAATGGATTATTTATTTATCAAATTGAAATTTATTATATATTATTTCCTTAAATAAAACCTAAGGAATTACCTAATGTGATTAAAATATATATGACAATTAATAATTTTAAATAATAAGGATTTACTAACAATCTAATTACTTTTTATCATTATTGTTTAATTATTTATTATTAAAGTAAATTACACATTAATCATATAATAAAAATTTAGATTTTTTTTTTGTATTTGTTGTATTTTGAATTTTTCAAAACGAGTATAAATTGGTAAAACTGTTAAAAGTCTCACATAAATTTTTGTGATCAAAGTTTTAATTTTTTTCTATAATAAGATATAATGATTATAAAATCATATGAATAAATAATTTTATTTAATATGTGTTTATGTTAATATGTATTCCATATCATTTAAATTAAATTATACATCATATGAAAATACATACTTATATTTTGATATTTGCATTGAATATATATTGAAAAGTTAATATTTTAATTTTAAAATCTTCATTGTTTTATTTAAATGATTATAAATTGTTGAAACCACTAAACATTCCACATTAAAAAAATTCGTTAGTGTTAAATTTTGTTACACAAATATGCAAATAATCAAAAAATCATATAATCATATGAGTATATGAGTAGAAACCTTATTTAATAAATATTCATATTAAAACTATACTATATATCTATGTTAATATCATTTAAATTTAATTATATATCATATACAATATATAAGATTAATTGTTTTGATTTATTTACCCTAAAATTGCAAATAAATAAGAGTAGCCGTTTGATTTATATGTGTACACCAATTTATTATATAATATTAACTGATTTATTAGTTATTTGATACATAATTATTATTTTCTTATTTCATAATATGCAAAATACGCAAAAGTAATAAATATAAAATATTTCTTCTGCACAAGACGCAGATCTTAATCTAAGTATATATCCTTTTAATAATTTTAAATCTTAAACATTTTTTAAATCTCATGTCAAAACAAAAGATTGAAATGAGAATAAACTCAAAAATTAATAATTATATCGAGCAATAATCAAAATGAAAAAACGACACAAAAAGGAAAAAATATTGAAGATAGATAGTATTGGCACGTGAACGTAAACTTCTCATAACCATAATTAACTTTTAAATTGGTAAATAATGATATAACACCAATATCATTGTAACCAAATAGTAGGCCTGAGATTTCCGGCCTAAACGTTAGGTGAGATTTTTCGGCCCAAACGTTAGGTTCCTATGCGATAAATGATTTTTTGACCTAAAATATTTTTAAAAATGGTATCAGCTCATCAGTAAACAAATTATGTAATTAACAAAAAAAATTAAAATTGTTTAAGGGCCAAAAATGTTAACTCGATCAACAATATAAATTTTATTTTTCCATATGATATTTCTTAAATAACTTTCATATAAATTTACCATGCGCAAGGCGCATGTCTTATCCTAATTTTAAAATTAATAAATTAATTTGTGCCTTTTTGTCGTCAAATAAATTTGTGTTAAAAACTCGCAATATCAACTTTCATTCCACAATTTAGAATTTGGTATACCTCTTGATTAAGGGTGGGCGTTCGGATACCCATTCGGGTTCGGTTCGGGTCTATTCGGGTTTTGGGTTTTCAGGGCCAAAGATTTCAGCCCCATTCGGATATTTCTAAATTACGGTTCGGGTTCGGTTCGGATCTTTGCGGGTATAGAAATCAATTTCGGATACATTCAGGTACCCGAAATACTTCGTTTAGATCGGGTTCGGTTCCGGTTCTTTAGATACCAAAATTTTGAACCCGTTCGGATATTTAATCAATTTCGGATCGGGTTCGGTACTACTTTTTCGGATCGGGTTCGGTACTACTTTTTTGGATCGGGTTCGGTTCGGTTCTTCGGATTCGGATATTTTGCCCAGCCCTACTCTTGATCCAAGGAAAAAAAGGAAGTAGTAAATTTTTGAAATTTATAACGTTATTTAAACAATTAAAAGAGATTGAAAAAAGAGAAGAAAAAAAAGGATTTTTGTTGGATCATAAAATCCACTAAAGGGCCTGACCGGTTCAAATACAGCGGTTGCGGGAGTTTGCAGATGCAGTTAATTGCGTTTTGATATTAATAATGTTCCGTATACGCATTGTAAAGTAAAAAAAAATGTTTCTTTGACAAGTTCTAGTATTTTTTTTTAAATACAGTTTTTAAATAAATTACTTTGTGTTTTTTGCTGTCAAATTAATTTGTGTTAAAAACTCGTAATATCTACTTTCACTCCACAATTTAGAATTTGGTATACCTCTTGATCCAAGAAGAAAAAGGAAGTAAATTTCTAACGTTATTTAGAGCATCAATAACGTGTTTCTTAAGGCTGGCCCTTCCAAAAAAAAATAATTTAAAATCATGCTGGACGCACCATTATTTAAGACCTGCTTCTTCTACCTCTTCCGAAGAGTAAGAGGTGAGTTTGTGAGGGTTTTGCCACTTTTCGCGGATCCCACTGACACGTGGCTGTCCGCGATTGGTTTATTTTTAAATTTTTTTTTTAAAAATCGGGCAAAACAAAAAAATAATTAAAAAAAAAATTTAGAACCGACCCCTTGCGTTAATGCTGCTCTTAAACAATTAAAAGAGATTGAAAAATAATAATAAAAGATTTTGTTGGATCCTAAAATCCACTGAGAAATAGTGCATACGCATTATACGAAGCAATGAAAAAAAGAAAGTTTTGTTGACATAACTTAAGCTTGAAGTTATCTTGTTGTTATCCTAATGAGGTTAGGATTTGAATATCTTGGTTTATAATTATCTAGTTAAGTTTATCCTAATGAGTTTAGGAAACTATGAGTTGTTATATAAGGAGCTATCATGATGTGATAGAACTTAACGTGTTGAGAGCTTTTAGTTTTTGAGACTTTCTAAAGGCAATAAAGAGTTCTTGAGTTTGAGATTATTGAGTTTGATTGTTGAGCTACGTTCATATCTTTGGTTTCAATAATTGGTATCAGAGCATTAATATTGAAATCAAAAACGTTCGAGAAGAGAAGATAAACATGGCGGATCTGTCGATAACTCCTTTCAAATCTAAAGAGAATGGTTCCTCGGCAATCAAATGTCCGATGCTCACCACCACCAACTACACGGTCTGGAGTATGCGTATGAACGTTCTACTCAAAGTGCATAAGGTTTGGGAAGCAATCGATCCAGGTGGTGATGATGGAGACAAAAGCGATATGGCTCGAGCTTTCTTGTTTCAATCTATCCCTGAAAGTTTGGTTCTTCAAGTTGTTTGGTTCTTCAAGTTGGTACTTTAGCAACAGCAAAGGAAGTTTGGGATGCGATTAAAGCAAGGAATGTAGGAGCTGATAGGGTCCGAGAGGCAAGGTTACAGACGCTTATGGATGAGTTCAATAGGATGAAGATGAAGGACACAGAAACCATAGATGAGTTTTCTGGTAAAATTTCTGAGATATCCTCCAAATCAGCAGCATTAGGCGAGATTCTTGATGAACCGAAGCTGGTTAAAAAATTCCTCAGCAGTCTTCCAAAGAGGAAATACATACATATTGTAGCTGCGCTTGAGCAAGTGCTTGACCTCAACACTACAGGCTTTGAGGATATTGTGGGAAGGTTAAAGGCTTATGAAGAACGAGTTCAGGATGATGATCAACAAGATGATCAAGGGAAGCTTCTATATACTAATACTGATCCTAAAGGACAACAAGAAGGTTATGGCAGAGGAAGAGGCCAAGGTGGTCGCTATAACAACAGAGGACGTGGAAGAGGACGATATAACGGTCGAACTAACTGGAGACAAGCAGGTGATTGGACGCAAGGGAGAGATGCATCCAGAGTTGTTTGCTTCCGCTGTGATAAAACAGGGCATAACGTCTATGACTGTCCTGGACGAGTACTTAAGCTGCAGGAAGCACAGGAAGCTGAGAATGACAGCACACATGAGGCTGAAGATCTGATGGTTCATGAACTGATCTATCTTAACGAAGAAAAGGTAGTACCAAGTAGGTTTGAGACCCAATCTGGTGCGGATAATATTTGGTACCTAGACAATGGAGCTAGCAATCATATGACCGGGAATCGAGAATATTTCACAAGTCTGGATGAGTCTATTACTGGAAAGGTGCGCTTTGGAGATGACTCAAGGATTGACATCAGAGGCAAGGGGTCGATTTTGTTCATTACTAGAGACAGAAAGCGGAAGGTCTTGGCCGATGTGTATCATATACCAGAACTGAAGAGTAACATAATCAGTCTTGGTCAAGCAACAGAGTCTGGCTGTGAAGTTAAGATGAGAGATGAGTACCTAACACTCCGTGATCGAGAGGGAAACGTGTTACTTAAATCAGTAAGATCAAAAAATCGTTTATACAAGGTCACAATGGAGGTTGAAGGAACAGAGTGCCTCCAACTTGAGAAGGTAAGTGACTCGGCTCTATGGCACGGAAGGCTTGGGCACATTGGTGTGGATGTTATGAAGGTAATGATAAACAAGGAGATGATCACTGGTATACCAAAGATAAGTGTAGAGAAAGAAACGTGTGCCTCCTGTCTTATGGGAAAGCAAACAAGAGCGTCTTTTCCTAAAGTTAGCCCCTACCGTGCCACAAAAGTTCTAGAGTTACTTCATGGTGATCTATGTGGACCAATCTCACCATCAACAGCCGGAGGAAGCAAATATATTTTTGTTTTGATTGATGATCATTCAAGATACATGTGGTCAATTTTGCTGAGTGAAAAAAGTGAGGCTCTTGAGCACTTCAAGAAGTTCAAGCAACTCGTTGAAAGAGAAACCGGAGCTACCATTCAAATATTACGTA
This genomic interval from Brassica oleracea var. oleracea cultivar TO1000 chromosome C2, BOL, whole genome shotgun sequence contains the following:
- the LOC106327581 gene encoding very-long-chain enoyl-CoA reductase-like produces the protein MEDNWRGQQSSMEMATSFLYPPPPSVLLNTMTVVGLAALPVIGLSEVRGNNLKYSKFNNNNASSSSQKQRFGSISSRTGMLCLYTPAFLAASASFVLSPSQNLRFLLLKSALSIHFFKRIFEVLFIHKYSGEMASDAAFTISSGYFSSAALVLYSQSFALGLPDPGLDLKFYGILMFVVGIVGNMYHHVLLAKLRKEGDGGGKKEYKIPKGGLFGEVICPHYMFEILVFWGFFMISQTIYSLSLAMSTTFYLMGRSYATRRWYLSKFDDFPKRIKALIPFVF